Within the Flavobacterium sp. 9R genome, the region TTCACTGAAGAAATAACATTTTTTAAACATTTTTCGGGAGTAATTTGTGTGTCAAAATCTGCACTAAGTACGTCCCACATAATTATTTTATACCCTTGCTTTTTGAGTTGCATTGCTTGCTTTCTTTTAATACGACCATAAGGTGGACGAAAAAGAGATGGCTTCTTGTCCTGGTATTTATTAATAATAGTTTCACATTGCTTGGTGTTGTCTAGATAATTTTCATCTAGGTTTTTCCAGCCATTTAAATGATTCATTGTGTGATTGCCAATAATATGACCCTCTTTAACTAAGGAATTAAATATATTGGGTTGTGCTTCAATGTTTTTTCCAATACAAAAAAAAGTTGCTTTGATGTTTTCGTTCTTTAATAATTCAAGAATCCATTCAGTTACTTCGGGGGTTGGACCATCATCAAAGGTCAAATAAATACGATTTTCTTTATTAGGAATGTCCCATATATAATTAGAGAAATACCTTTTGATAATTGCATTTGTTTTAATCCAATAAAATGACATACTCTTATTTTTTCTACTTTAAAGATAAAAAAAATGTAGCATAAATAGTTATGCTACATTTATCAAAAGGTGTTTTTTGTATTATTCTTTTTCTCTTCCGAATCTTTCGAAGATACTTACGTAGGTGTTGAATTGAGCTTTGTTTTTGTTGTAAAACGTCATATCGCCGCTTTCTTTCATTACCAATAACAAACTTCTGTAACGTTCGATATCTGTGATAATATCAATGGCCAAACTTGTTTGATCAGATGGCACTAAAGAGCTATAATATTTTAGGTTTTCTTGGTACTTCAAGATTAATTTTGAAAGTAAGTCTTGAGCTTTAGCATTTTCACCTAAATCATAATATCCTTTAGCAAAAGGCTCAAGAAGTGAGTAATATCCAAATTGCTCTAATGGCATCTTCTTCATAGCTAATGTTATGATGTTCTTAGCTTTTTCTTTTTTGCCTTCCAAAATCAGTTGATTCATTAATCTTGACAAATAAGAACGATAGGTAATGCTGTTTTTTCTGGTTTCTGGGTCGTGATAAATAGATAAACTCTCACTATTGCCCCAATCCCATTTCATAACATTAGCATACATTTTATCAGTATCAATTCCGCCCATTTCAAGAGGGCTTGCGTCTTTTGGTATTTCAGTTTTAATAGGAACTAGTTTGTAAGTCATTCCGTCTAATTGCAGATAGTTTTTCATCCACAAAAAGTCTTCGTCGTCATAAGCGCCACCACTAAAATAAATAGGTCTTTTCCAATTGTTATTTGCTATTAAGTCTAGCATCATTAATCGGTTTTTGTATAATGCACGACCTTTTATGTCTATATCAATATAAGGAACAATGGAATCGTATTGTTTAGGAGAAACAACATTGTTCTTAATAATTGATTCTTTATCAATGGTTAGTCTGATTTTGTTTGTAGGATAAAAATGGATTGATTGGCCATTTTCCATCTCTACAATCGATTTTGGGTTTTTGATAAAAGTAATTAGGTCTTTGATATCCCATCTGGTTTCGATTTTTGGGATGTGCGCTACATAATCTAATTTATCACCAACATAGTCTTCATGATTAAATGAAATAGGTATTGGCTCTGATTCGTATGCTTTTCTCTTCATTTGGTCTATATACCAATCTGTCATGAATAGACTAGTATTTACTATTCGGATATCAGTTCTTACTTTTTCAATTTCTTGTGCATACCATAGAGGGAAAGTGTCATTGTCTCCTATTGTAAATAAAATAGCATTTTTATCACATGAATTTAAGTACGCTTTAGCCATTGCAACCGCGGTATATTTATTTGAGCGATCATGGTCATCCCAGTTTTGAGAAGCCATTAAAACAGGTGCAGCAAGTAAACTACCGGCAATAAGTATTGGTCCGGCTATTTTTGGAGCTAAATATTTTTGTAGACTTTCATAAAGTGCATATACTCCAAATCCAATCCAGATGGCAAAAACATAGAATGAGCCTACTAAGGCATAATCTCTTTCTCTTGGTTCGAAAGGGCGCTCATTCAAATATATTTTTAGTGCAAAACCTGTAAATAAGAAAAGAACTAAAAGTACGTAAAAGCTTTTCAGGTCTTTGTTGGCATGATACATCAATCCAATTAAACCAAGTATGAATGGTAAAAAATAATAGGTGTTGCGTCCTTTATTATTCAAAACGTCTGAAGGCAAGTCATCTTGAGAGCCTAGATGTATTGCATCCATGAATTTTATTCCACTAATCCAATTTCCATCTACATTGTCATATTTTCCTTGTACATCATTTTGTCTTCCAACAAAATTCCACATTAAATACCTCCAATACATATAGCCAAATTGGTACTCAAACATAAAGCTAAAGTTGTCTACAGTTGTTGGTTTTTCAATGATTAGATAATCACCATAACTTTTTAGAAATTTGATATAGCCACTATTGTCTATTTGTTTTTGAGCATATGCAGTTCTAAATTCAGTTACAATTTTTTCGATTTCATTACGAACTTGAGCTGTAGCTTTATTTAAATCTTCTTCACTTAATTGACTTGGGTCAATTCCGTATTTCAATAAATCCTCTTCGTAAGGATAGTTAGGATTAAGTTTAAAAGCTGGCGGATTGGTAAAGTTGATGTAGTTTTCTATATGGTCTGTACTTCTCATACGTGGCAAAATAGTTTTGTGATTATCATCACTATTTTGTTCAGCATTCTTGAAGTTGTTTACAATAACATATTTTCCGCTTTTGTAATCTCTTTCGTAGTTGGGAGCTTTGTCTAAATAAGGGTTATTTGGGTCAAGTCCTGCAAAAGCATCGGTGTACTGTGAACCATAAAATAATGGGCTTGCGCCATATTGTTCTCTATTGTAATATGCTAATACCTCTCTTGCATCCGAAGGTTTGTTTTCGTTAATAACAACATTTGCATTGGCTCTAATTGGCAACATCATCCAAGTAGAGAAGCCTATTAAAATAAATAAAATGCAAAGGTTTATAGTATTGTAGAAAACAAGTCCTTTTTGGCGCGTATATTTTAATCCAAAATAAAAGAATAAAGCAAATAAAAGAGCGACAAACAAAGTTCCTGAATCAAAAGGTAGTCCAAGAGAATTAACCATAAACACCTCGGTTTTCCCAAAGAAAGCCATCGTTAGTGGTAGTAGTAATTTGAAAATGAACAGTAATATGGATACTACAATCACATTGGCTATTATGAAATTTTTGATTGTTACTTTTTCGTAATGCTTAAAATAGTATAAAAAGCCTATCGCTGGAATTGTAAGTAATGCCATAAAATGCACACCAAACGACAACCCTATAACAAGCGATATAATAAGCAGCCATTTATTTCCTTTTGGTTTATCCATGTCTTGCTCCCAGCGTAAACCTAGCCAAAACAACAAGGCAATTAGCAAGGATGCCATAGCATATACTTCTGCTTCTACAGCATTGTACCAAAAGCTATCAGAAAAGGTGTAGGCAAGTGCTCCAACAAATGAACTTCCTAAAATGACTATATTATTGTTGCGATTGATTTCAGATACACGTTCAATAATTTTTTTCAAAATCATTGAGCTAGACCAAAACATAAAGAGAATAGTAAAAGCACTTGAAAACACTGATAACATATTTACCATTAATGCAATGTGTTGGTTGTCTGTTGCGAACATTGCAAAAAAGGCTCCCATCATTTGGAATAATGGAGCTCCAGGAGGATGGCCAACTTCTAGTTTTGCTGCAGTTGCTATATACTCA harbors:
- a CDS encoding polysaccharide deacetylase family protein, which encodes MSFYWIKTNAIIKRYFSNYIWDIPNKENRIYLTFDDGPTPEVTEWILELLKNENIKATFFCIGKNIEAQPNIFNSLVKEGHIIGNHTMNHLNGWKNLDENYLDNTKQCETIINKYQDKKPSLFRPPYGRIKRKQAMQLKKQGYKIIMWDVLSADFDTQITPEKCLKNVISSVKSGSIIVFHDSLKASKNLKYTLPKAIQYLKQNGFIFETIS
- a CDS encoding DUF2723 domain-containing protein, producing MNNTSFNFNKWNTILGWIAFGIALITYSLTVEPTMSFWDCGEYIATAAKLEVGHPPGAPLFQMMGAFFAMFATDNQHIALMVNMLSVFSSAFTILFMFWSSSMILKKIIERVSEINRNNNIVILGSSFVGALAYTFSDSFWYNAVEAEVYAMASLLIALLFWLGLRWEQDMDKPKGNKWLLIISLVIGLSFGVHFMALLTIPAIGFLYYFKHYEKVTIKNFIIANVIVVSILLFIFKLLLPLTMAFFGKTEVFMVNSLGLPFDSGTLFVALLFALFFYFGLKYTRQKGLVFYNTINLCILFILIGFSTWMMLPIRANANVVINENKPSDAREVLAYYNREQYGASPLFYGSQYTDAFAGLDPNNPYLDKAPNYERDYKSGKYVIVNNFKNAEQNSDDNHKTILPRMRSTDHIENYINFTNPPAFKLNPNYPYEEDLLKYGIDPSQLSEEDLNKATAQVRNEIEKIVTEFRTAYAQKQIDNSGYIKFLKSYGDYLIIEKPTTVDNFSFMFEYQFGYMYWRYLMWNFVGRQNDVQGKYDNVDGNWISGIKFMDAIHLGSQDDLPSDVLNNKGRNTYYFLPFILGLIGLMYHANKDLKSFYVLLVLFLFTGFALKIYLNERPFEPRERDYALVGSFYVFAIWIGFGVYALYESLQKYLAPKIAGPILIAGSLLAAPVLMASQNWDDHDRSNKYTAVAMAKAYLNSCDKNAILFTIGDNDTFPLWYAQEIEKVRTDIRIVNTSLFMTDWYIDQMKRKAYESEPIPISFNHEDYVGDKLDYVAHIPKIETRWDIKDLITFIKNPKSIVEMENGQSIHFYPTNKIRLTIDKESIIKNNVVSPKQYDSIVPYIDIDIKGRALYKNRLMMLDLIANNNWKRPIYFSGGAYDDEDFLWMKNYLQLDGMTYKLVPIKTEIPKDASPLEMGGIDTDKMYANVMKWDWGNSESLSIYHDPETRKNSITYRSYLSRLMNQLILEGKKEKAKNIITLAMKKMPLEQFGYYSLLEPFAKGYYDLGENAKAQDLLSKLILKYQENLKYYSSLVPSDQTSLAIDIITDIERYRSLLLVMKESGDMTFYNKNKAQFNTYVSIFERFGREKE